The window CTCTGCGGAGTCCCTGAGATTTACGGGCTCGCCCCACTTTCTGCCCGCGCCGCTGATGGTGGTGGGCGTCTACACGCCGGAGGGCCAGGCCAACTTCGCCCCCTTCCATCGGGGAGGGGTTCTCGCCTCCGGTAAGGACGGCGGCCCTATGCGCATCGGCTTCGGCATCAAGGGTAACGCGGAGAAGAGCTGGACGTACCAGTGCCTGAAGGGGACGAAGGCCTGTACCGTCAACCTGCCCTCCGTCAAGTACCTCGCGGAGGCGGAGCTCCTGGGCCGCTACTCCGGACGGCCGCTCTCCGGAGATGTGCCGCTGCTGTCGGAGAACGGCGGCTTCCAGGATAAGCTGGCGGTCACGAAGCTCACAGCTGTGAAGGGTACGGTCGTGAACGCCCCCATGATCGAGGAGTTCCCCATCTCTCTGGAGTGCGAGCTCGAGGAGGACATGCCAATCGCCGAGGGCAGCAAGAGCCGCCTGATGATCCTCGTCGTGCGCAAGGTGTGGGTGGACGAATCCTATCTGGACGCAGCGGGCAAGATCAACCCCAAGAGTGCCGAGCCGGATTCCTCCATCGTCTTCTTCTCCCACTCCCACGCGGCAAACGGCGGCTTCTACGGCTACGGCGAGCTGTTGGGCAAGTCCGGTTCCATCTCCAACGCCTATCGCCAGAAGAAATAACGCACGTTCGTCATTTCAGGGTGCCGCAGAAATAACAGGCGGCCCCCACAAGAGGAGGCGGGGCACCTTTTGGGCCCCGCCTCCTCTTGCTTATCGACTCGCCGCACCCCTCGTCCGCGCTACGCCTCCGAGGACACAGCGACCTTTCTGTAGCCCTTCTCCTGGCTCTTCTCCGTCATCTCGACGGTGAGGACCCCGTTCCTGAAGGAGGCCTTCGCGCTCTCCGGGTCCACCTCGACCGGGAAGGAGATCATTCGCTCGACCTTGCCGTAGCTGCGCTCGGACCGGAAATAGTTCTTGTCCTCGCCGCCCTCCTTCTTCTCGACGCTCTTCTCGGCGGAGAGGGTCAGCTTGTCGGCGCAGACGTTCAGCTCCACATCCTCGGGCCTGACCCCCGGCAGCTCGGCCTCGACGAAGAGCTTGCCGTCATGACGGTAAAAGTCCACGTGTACGTTCAGGCCCGCCTCTACGTCAAGGAAGGGCAATGCTCCCATCCTCTCGGCAAGGCCCTGCATCCCCTGGAACAGGGAAACCGCCGGATCCGAAAACCTGTCGAAGACCACAGGAAAATATCTGCTTCTCATCATTTATCCCTCCAAAATTTTCAAGTTTGACCCCCTTGAGGAGGCCTCCTTGTTTCTGACCAATATGATACTACTGACATTAATTAACCATATCGTCCATTTTCGTGATTGGCCGATGGTGGGTTTTGCGTAGGGCCCGAGCGTCCTCTCGCCCCCGCTTCGTCGCCTCACCTGGATGTGGTCTTCTACTTGGGCCGGGGCTTGAGCCTGAAGGGCTCCGCAAAGGGAATGAAAAAACGGCCCGGGATTCCCCGGGTCGTTCGAGTTATCGCCTCAATTATAGACCGCCGCAATACCGCGCGTCAGTCCGCCAGGTTCTCGCCCTCGCTGGCCGCGACCACGGCGCAGACGGCCGTATCGCCCGTGACGTTCAAAGAGGTGCGTGCCGCATCCAGAATCGCGTCGATCCCCGCTACCAGGCCGATGCCCTCGATGGGCAGCCCCACGCTGGTCAGCACCAGGGTCAGCATGATCAGCCCTCCGCCGGGAACGCCCGCCGTCCCGATGGAGGCCAGCGTCGCCGTCGCGACGATCCCCACCTGCGCCTGCAGGTCCAGAGGAATGCCGAAGGCCTGCGCCACGAAGAGCGCGCAGACCCCCTGGTAGAGCGCCGTGCCATCCATGTTGATCGTGGCACCGAGCGGCAGCACGAAGGAGCTGACCCCCTCGGAGATGCCCAGGTTGTCGCGCACGTTCGCGATGGTTACGGGCAGGGTTCCCGAGCTGGAGCGCGTAACGAAGGCGGTGATGGAGGCCTCTCGGATCCCCTTGAAGTACCACAGGGGCGAACGCCTGCAGAACGCGGAGATCATCCCCGAGTACACCACCGCGGCATGGAGGACGCACCCCAGGTACACCGCTCCGATCACCTTGGCGAATGGCGCCAGGATCGCCAGCCCGTACCTTGCCGCCGTCGTCGCGATCAGGGCGAAGACGCCGTAGGGGGCCAGGCCCATAACCATGTGGGTCATGGCGTACATGACCTCGGCCACCGACTCGAAGAAGTCCGAGACGCGCCGTCCCCTCTCCCCGGCGAGGATGCAGGCTACCCCGAAGAACAGGGCGAACACGATGATCTGAAGCATGTTGGTCTTGACCATCGCGTCCAGGGGATTGGAGGGGAAGATGTCCAGAATGACGTCCGCCAGGGGCTTGGCCTCCTTGGCCGCGGCCGTCACGCCCTCAATGTTCATCCCCACGCCGGGCTGGATGAGGTTGCCCAGCGCCAACCCGATCACGATCGCCACCGCCGTCGTGAGGAGGTAGAGCACCAGCGTCTTGACCCCTATTCGCCCCAGCTTCCTCGGGTCCCCGACGGACGCGGAGCCCGCGACCAGGGAGGCGAACACCAGCGGGACGATGAGCATCTTCAAAAGCGTGAGGAAGATCTTTCCGATTACGTCCAGCGCCGGCATCACGAAGTCCTTCAAAACCGGACTCCCCGCAACCGACGGGCCGACCGCAAAGCCGAGCACAATGCCCAGGACGAACCCGATGCCGATCTTCCAGAGCAGGGACATACCTCTTTTGTTTCCCTTACCGCCCACAATACATCACCCCTTCGGTTCAATATATTTGTACAGACAATATGGCCGGAAAACCTGCGCCCCATCGAGGGGGCCGCGGTCGAGCCGCCCTTATTGTACAGCAAATCCATTGTGCGACGGCATAATAAAAAGGGTGAAACTTGAAAGGGTCAGGCGGACCAGGCATCGAGCGCGCCCCGCGCCCTCAGCTCGTCCAGCGCCGCGAAGAGCGCCGCAGAGCGGGACAGGGGGACGGAGGCGCGCACGCAGGCGTCCGTTCCGTAGGTCCAGTCCAGGGCATCCCCGGCATCGTGTTCCTCCAGAAGGCGCGTCACCGCGCCGATGGAGGCATAGGGAAGCCGAACCTCGACGGGCTTGGCCACCCTCCGCTCCACGCGCTCCGCCGCAGCCAGGACCCGCTCCGCGGCCAGGCCGTAGGCCTCGATCAGGCCACGCACCCCCAGCTTGACGCCCCCGAAATAGCGCGTCACCACCACCATGACGTTGACCATGCCGCTCCTTCGGACCGCGCCGAGGATCGGCCGGCCGGCCGTCCCCGAGGGCTCCCCGTCGTCGGAGCAGTATTCCGTCGTGGGATGCGGCCCCAGGAGGTAGGCCCAGCAGTTGTGCGTCGCGTCCCGGTGAGCCGCGTGTATGTCGTTCAAAAAAACGCGGCACCCCGCCTCGTCCCGGCAGGGCGCCAGACAGGCGATGAAGCGCGACCGCCTGATCCGCTCCTCGATCCTCCCGTCGACTCCGACGGGGCCCGACGGCTCAAAGTAAGCGTCTGCCCCCCGCC is drawn from uncultured Fretibacterium sp. and contains these coding sequences:
- a CDS encoding Hsp20/alpha crystallin family protein; this translates as MMRSRYFPVVFDRFSDPAVSLFQGMQGLAERMGALPFLDVEAGLNVHVDFYRHDGKLFVEAELPGVRPEDVELNVCADKLTLSAEKSVEKKEGGEDKNYFRSERSYGKVERMISFPVEVDPESAKASFRNGVLTVEMTEKSQEKGYRKVAVSSEA
- a CDS encoding dicarboxylate/amino acid:cation symporter translates to MSLLWKIGIGFVLGIVLGFAVGPSVAGSPVLKDFVMPALDVIGKIFLTLLKMLIVPLVFASLVAGSASVGDPRKLGRIGVKTLVLYLLTTAVAIVIGLALGNLIQPGVGMNIEGVTAAAKEAKPLADVILDIFPSNPLDAMVKTNMLQIIVFALFFGVACILAGERGRRVSDFFESVAEVMYAMTHMVMGLAPYGVFALIATTAARYGLAILAPFAKVIGAVYLGCVLHAAVVYSGMISAFCRRSPLWYFKGIREASITAFVTRSSSGTLPVTIANVRDNLGISEGVSSFVLPLGATINMDGTALYQGVCALFVAQAFGIPLDLQAQVGIVATATLASIGTAGVPGGGLIMLTLVLTSVGLPIEGIGLVAGIDAILDAARTSLNVTGDTAVCAVVAASEGENLAD
- a CDS encoding flavin reductase — translated: MKEKIYRAVLTLAFTLSWLSLHAGMASAESLRFTGSPHFLPAPLMVVGVYTPEGQANFAPFHRGGVLASGKDGGPMRIGFGIKGNAEKSWTYQCLKGTKACTVNLPSVKYLAEAELLGRYSGRPLSGDVPLLSENGGFQDKLAVTKLTAVKGTVVNAPMIEEFPISLECELEEDMPIAEGSKSRLMILVVRKVWVDESYLDAAGKINPKSAEPDSSIVFFSHSHAANGGFYGYGELLGKSGSISNAYRQKK
- a CDS encoding YigZ family protein yields the protein MGEAGRGADAYFEPSGPVGVDGRIEERIRRSRFIACLAPCRDEAGCRVFLNDIHAAHRDATHNCWAYLLGPHPTTEYCSDDGEPSGTAGRPILGAVRRSGMVNVMVVVTRYFGGVKLGVRGLIEAYGLAAERVLAAAERVERRVAKPVEVRLPYASIGAVTRLLEEHDAGDALDWTYGTDACVRASVPLSRSAALFAALDELRARGALDAWSA